One Limimonas halophila DNA window includes the following coding sequences:
- the rpsT gene encoding 30S ribosomal protein S20 yields the protein MAHTKQSRKRVRRNRTRYAINHARKSRVRTFVKHVESAIARGDGQAARQALDTAAPEMRRAVNKGVIHKNAAARKISRLTRRVNALG from the coding sequence ATGGCGCACACGAAACAGTCTCGCAAGCGCGTTCGCCGCAATCGCACGCGGTACGCGATCAACCACGCGCGCAAGAGCCGCGTGCGCACCTTCGTGAAGCATGTGGAGAGCGCCATCGCCCGCGGCGACGGGCAGGCGGCGCGCCAGGCCCTCGATACCGCGGCGCCGGAGATGCGCCGCGCCGTGAACAAGGGCGTCATCCACAAGAACGCGGCCGCGCGCAAGATTTCCCGCC